A single window of Bordetella genomosp. 11 DNA harbors:
- a CDS encoding LysR family transcriptional regulator gives MSALSDLEFFSLVAKHSNLREVAQHLGITPPAVSKRLAALERRLGVRLLQRTTRRASLTPEGETYLVEGARVLEDLEALERKVAGARAMPRGILRVVSTLGFGRRHVAPALSAFARRYPEVEVQLTLTDRPVNMIEQGYDLQIRVGELPDSTLTARLLAHNRRVLGAARTYLARHGQPASPRELARHACLFIQESDETFGTWHLRSGTHAETVKVRGPLACNDGECVVGWALDGHGILMRSLWEIAPLLRSGRLRRVLPKWDPPPADIYAVFPTRSHLSAKTRALVDFLMEAFEPHRRDRDGQW, from the coding sequence ATGAGTGCGCTTTCGGACCTGGAGTTTTTCTCCCTCGTCGCCAAACACAGCAACCTGCGGGAAGTCGCGCAACACCTGGGAATCACGCCCCCCGCCGTCAGCAAGCGCCTGGCGGCACTGGAGCGGCGGCTGGGGGTGCGCCTTCTGCAACGCACGACCCGGCGCGCCAGCCTGACGCCGGAAGGAGAAACCTATCTGGTCGAAGGGGCCAGGGTGCTGGAGGACCTGGAGGCGCTGGAGCGCAAGGTCGCCGGCGCGCGGGCGATGCCGCGCGGAATCCTGCGCGTGGTCAGCACCTTGGGATTCGGCCGTCGGCACGTCGCGCCTGCCCTGTCGGCCTTCGCGCGGCGCTATCCCGAAGTCGAAGTCCAGCTGACGCTGACCGACCGGCCCGTGAACATGATCGAACAGGGCTACGACCTGCAGATTCGCGTCGGCGAGTTACCCGATTCGACATTGACGGCCAGGCTGCTGGCCCATAACCGCCGCGTGCTGGGCGCGGCCAGGACCTACCTGGCCAGGCACGGCCAGCCTGCCAGCCCGCGCGAGCTGGCGCGGCACGCCTGCCTGTTCATACAGGAAAGCGACGAGACCTTCGGCACCTGGCACCTGCGGTCAGGCACGCATGCGGAAACCGTAAAGGTCCGTGGCCCGCTCGCCTGCAACGATGGCGAATGCGTCGTGGGCTGGGCGCTGGACGGACACGGCATCCTGATGCGCTCGCTATGGGAGATCGCCCCATTGCTGCGATCCGGCAGGCTGCGGCGCGTCCTGCCCAAATGGGACCCGCCGCCCGCGGATATCTATGCGGTCTTTCCCACGCGCAGCCATCTTTCTGCGAAAACCCGCGCCCTTGTCGATTTTCTGATGGAGGCTTTCGAACCGCACCGCCGCGATCGGGACGGACAGTGGTAG